A window from Bordetella petrii encodes these proteins:
- the gatA gene encoding Asp-tRNA(Asn)/Glu-tRNA(Gln) amidotransferase subunit GatA yields the protein MTTSALHTQFGGIAELRAALAGRQVSARELAQSALDAAQAASALNTFLHLDPDLTLAQADAADAALAAGTAGPLAGVPIAHKDAFVTRGWRTTAGSKMLQSYASPFDATVVQRLQAAGAVSVGKLNCDEFAMGSANENSAYGPVRNPWDHDAVPGGSSGGSAAAVAARLVAAATGTDTGGSVRQPAALCGVSGIKPTYGTVSRFGIVAFGSSLDQAGPLAPSSRDLLELLDPMSGFDPHDATSLETCDGAPNAPGRIRAAYDAAQAGCDAAGSQPLKGLRIGVPQEYFGAGLAPDVAAAVEAALAQFEALGAQRVAISLPRTELAIPAYYVIAPAEASSNLARYDGVRYGHRAAEYADLNQMIARSRAEGFGDEVKRRILIGTYVLSHGYYDAYYLQAQRVRRLIAQDFQHAYAGQCDVIMGPVAPTVAKNIGDNRDDPTADWLADVYTLGVSLAGLPAMSVPCGFGQGGRPVGLQIIGNYFDEGRLLAIADRYQQITDWHRRVPGRQGTEQ from the coding sequence ATGACGACTTCCGCCCTGCATACCCAATTCGGCGGCATCGCCGAACTGCGCGCCGCCCTGGCCGGCCGCCAGGTCAGCGCCCGCGAGCTGGCGCAGAGCGCCCTGGACGCCGCCCAGGCCGCCAGCGCCCTGAATACCTTCCTGCACCTCGACCCCGACCTGACCCTGGCCCAGGCCGACGCGGCCGACGCCGCCCTGGCCGCCGGCACGGCCGGCCCCTTGGCGGGCGTGCCCATTGCCCATAAAGACGCTTTTGTTACAAGGGGCTGGCGCACCACCGCCGGCAGCAAGATGCTGCAGAGCTACGCCAGCCCGTTCGATGCCACCGTGGTGCAGCGCCTGCAGGCCGCGGGCGCCGTGTCGGTGGGCAAGCTCAACTGCGACGAGTTCGCCATGGGTTCGGCCAACGAAAACTCGGCCTACGGCCCGGTGCGCAACCCCTGGGACCACGACGCCGTGCCCGGCGGCTCGTCGGGCGGCTCGGCCGCCGCGGTGGCGGCCCGCCTGGTGGCCGCCGCCACCGGCACCGACACCGGCGGCTCGGTGCGCCAGCCGGCCGCCCTGTGCGGCGTCAGCGGCATCAAGCCCACCTACGGCACCGTGTCGCGCTTCGGCATCGTGGCCTTCGGCTCCAGCCTTGATCAGGCCGGCCCGCTGGCGCCCAGCAGCCGCGACCTGCTCGAACTGCTCGACCCCATGAGCGGGTTCGACCCCCATGACGCCACCAGCCTGGAAACCTGCGACGGCGCGCCCAACGCGCCGGGCCGCATCCGCGCCGCCTACGACGCCGCCCAGGCCGGCTGCGACGCCGCCGGCAGCCAGCCCCTGAAGGGCCTGCGCATCGGCGTGCCGCAAGAATATTTCGGCGCCGGGCTGGCCCCTGACGTGGCCGCCGCGGTCGAGGCCGCGCTGGCGCAGTTCGAGGCCCTGGGCGCGCAGCGCGTGGCGATTTCGCTGCCGCGCACCGAACTGGCCATCCCCGCCTACTACGTGATCGCGCCGGCCGAGGCGTCCAGCAACCTGGCGCGCTACGACGGCGTGCGCTACGGCCACCGCGCGGCCGAATATGCCGACCTGAACCAGATGATCGCGCGCTCGCGCGCCGAGGGTTTCGGCGACGAGGTCAAGCGCCGCATCCTGATCGGCACCTACGTGCTGTCGCACGGCTACTACGACGCCTATTACCTGCAGGCCCAGCGCGTGCGCCGCCTGATCGCGCAAGACTTCCAGCACGCCTACGCCGGCCAGTGCGACGTCATCATGGGGCCGGTGGCGCCCACCGTGGCCAAGAACATCGGCGACAACCGCGACGACCCCACCGCCGACTGGCTGGCCGACGTCTACACGCTGGGCGTCAGCCTGGCGGGCCTGCCGGCCATGTCCGTTCCTTGCGGCTTCGGCCAGGGCGGCCGCCCCGTCGGCCTGCAGATCATCGGCAACTATTTCGACGAAGGCCGCCTGCTGGCCATCGCCGACCGTTATCAACAAATTACCGACTGGCACCGCCGCGTGCCCGGCCGGCAAGGCACCGAGCAATGA
- the mreD gene encoding rod shape-determining protein MreD, with protein sequence MDRNNPQPARRLGTPSNVRPERLARPAHGAFVWGTLLLAWLLSLLPWRVWEGAPDILALVLAFWCVHEPRRIGLVAAFCFGVLMDVHDASVLGGHALSYTLMAYGAVALHRRLQRFDLWSQAMHMLPVFFLARLVQQMVLAWLAGKWPGWEWTLGVLLTVAIWPLAGWVLHLPQRGTDDVESSSV encoded by the coding sequence GTGGATCGCAATAACCCCCAGCCGGCGCGCCGCCTGGGCACGCCCAGCAATGTGCGCCCCGAGCGCCTGGCGCGGCCGGCGCACGGCGCGTTCGTCTGGGGCACGCTGCTGCTGGCGTGGCTGCTGTCGCTGCTGCCCTGGCGGGTCTGGGAAGGCGCGCCCGACATCCTGGCGCTGGTGCTGGCGTTCTGGTGCGTGCACGAGCCGCGCCGGATCGGCCTGGTGGCGGCATTCTGCTTCGGCGTGCTGATGGACGTGCACGATGCCAGCGTGCTGGGCGGGCACGCGCTGTCGTACACCCTGATGGCCTACGGCGCGGTGGCGCTGCATCGCCGCCTGCAGCGCTTCGATCTCTGGAGCCAGGCCATGCACATGCTGCCGGTGTTTTTCCTGGCGCGGCTGGTGCAGCAGATGGTGCTGGCCTGGCTGGCCGGCAAATGGCCGGGCTGGGAATGGACTCTGGGCGTATTGCTCACCGTGGCCATCTGGCCGCTGGCCGGCTGGGTGCTGCACCTGCCGCAGCGCGGCACCGACGATGTCGAGTCCTCCTCAGTCTGA
- the pyrE gene encoding orotate phosphoribosyltransferase → MAAATATSTDFVRFALDESVLRFGSFKVKSGRTSPYFFNAGLFNSGASVGRLAQFYAQALVDSGIAFDMLFGPAYKGIPLATATAVALAGHPAMQGRDVPFAFNRKEAKDHGEGGTLVGAPLQGRVVIIDDVITAGTSVRESVEIIRAAGAEPAAVLIALDRQERAGPDDALSPHSAVQDVAKTYGMPVVSIASLADILALLQGDSQFAGNQQAVLAYRAKYGVL, encoded by the coding sequence ATGGCCGCCGCTACCGCCACTTCTACCGACTTCGTCCGTTTTGCCCTCGATGAGAGCGTGCTGCGCTTTGGCAGCTTCAAGGTCAAGTCGGGCCGCACCAGCCCGTATTTCTTCAACGCGGGCCTGTTCAACAGCGGCGCCTCGGTGGGCCGGCTGGCGCAGTTCTATGCGCAGGCGCTGGTCGATTCCGGCATTGCCTTCGACATGCTGTTCGGGCCCGCCTACAAGGGCATCCCCCTGGCCACGGCCACGGCCGTGGCGCTGGCCGGCCATCCGGCCATGCAGGGGCGCGACGTGCCGTTCGCGTTCAACCGCAAAGAAGCCAAAGACCACGGCGAAGGCGGCACGCTGGTGGGGGCTCCGCTGCAGGGCAGGGTGGTGATCATCGACGACGTGATCACCGCCGGCACCTCGGTGCGCGAGTCGGTCGAGATCATCCGCGCCGCCGGCGCCGAACCCGCCGCCGTGCTGATCGCCCTGGACCGCCAGGAACGCGCCGGCCCCGACGATGCCCTGTCGCCCCATTCCGCCGTGCAGGACGTGGCCAAGACCTACGGGATGCCGGTGGTCAGCATCGCATCGCTGGCCGACATCCTGGCCTTGCTGCAGGGCGATTCGCAGTTCGCGGGCAACCAGCAGGCGGTGCTGGCCTATCGGGCCAAATACGGGGTACTGTGA
- the rodA gene encoding rod shape-determining protein RodA, with protein sequence MKRLGALLARVFLAFDWPLLVILMLFAALGLTVMHSAVGSTDWRFAEQSRNFLIAFCAMWAVALVPPKMLMRLALPFYVLGVVLLLGVEFFGETSKGATRWLDLGITRIQPSEMLKIAVPLMLAWYFQRHEGEVRIRDFLVAAAMLAAPFTLIVLQPDLGTALLVFGAGFCVIYFAGLSFKLLAPLAVIGVLSVGILIYYEDTLCQPGVDWVVLHDYQKQRVCTLLNPSSDPLGKGFHTIQSMIAVGSGGLYGKGYMKGTQTHLDFIPERTTDFIFAVYAEEFGLYGGVAMLVLYALLIARGLTIAMRASSQFGRLLAGALTMMVFIYVFVNVGMVTGVLPVVGVPLPFMSYGGTALFTMGIACGILMSISRHRGEKT encoded by the coding sequence ATGAAGCGTCTGGGCGCCCTGTTGGCACGCGTGTTCCTTGCCTTCGACTGGCCGCTGCTGGTCATCTTGATGCTGTTCGCCGCGCTGGGCCTGACCGTCATGCATTCGGCCGTGGGCAGTACCGACTGGCGCTTTGCCGAGCAGTCGCGCAATTTCCTGATCGCCTTCTGCGCCATGTGGGCGGTGGCGCTGGTGCCGCCCAAGATGCTGATGCGGCTGGCGCTGCCGTTCTACGTGCTGGGCGTGGTGCTGCTGCTGGGCGTGGAGTTCTTCGGCGAAACCAGCAAGGGCGCGACCCGCTGGCTGGACCTGGGCATCACCCGCATCCAGCCGTCAGAAATGCTGAAGATCGCGGTGCCGCTGATGCTGGCCTGGTATTTCCAGCGCCACGAAGGCGAGGTGCGCATCCGCGACTTCCTGGTGGCGGCGGCGATGCTGGCGGCCCCGTTCACCCTGATCGTGCTGCAGCCCGACCTGGGCACCGCGCTGCTGGTGTTCGGCGCCGGCTTCTGCGTCATCTATTTCGCCGGCCTGTCATTCAAGCTGCTGGCGCCGCTGGCCGTGATCGGCGTGTTGAGCGTCGGCATCCTGATCTACTACGAAGACACCCTGTGCCAGCCCGGCGTCGACTGGGTGGTGCTGCACGATTATCAAAAGCAGCGCGTCTGCACGCTGCTCAATCCCAGTTCCGACCCGCTGGGCAAAGGCTTCCACACCATCCAGTCGATGATCGCGGTGGGGTCGGGCGGGCTGTACGGCAAGGGTTACATGAAGGGCACGCAGACGCACCTGGATTTCATCCCCGAGCGCACCACTGACTTCATTTTCGCCGTGTACGCCGAAGAGTTCGGCCTGTACGGCGGCGTGGCCATGCTGGTGCTGTACGCCCTGCTGATCGCACGCGGCCTGACCATCGCCATGCGCGCCTCATCCCAATTCGGCCGCCTGCTGGCGGGCGCGTTGACGATGATGGTGTTCATCTACGTGTTCGTCAACGTCGGCATGGTGACAGGCGTCCTGCCCGTAGTGGGCGTGCCGCTGCCCTTCATGAGCTACGGGGGGACGGCGCTATTCACCATGGGGATTGCCTGCGGGATATTGATGAGCATTTCGCGGCATCGAGGGGAAAAAACCTAG
- the gatC gene encoding Asp-tRNA(Asn)/Glu-tRNA(Gln) amidotransferase subunit GatC: MALNEQDVARIARLARIELTPDQRSRAQDELNGILHLIERLQAADTQGVEPLAHPLSAHQDIALRLRPDAVTETASEDRRAELLANAPDARDGLFLVPKVIE; this comes from the coding sequence ATGGCGCTCAACGAACAAGACGTGGCCCGCATTGCCCGGCTGGCCAGAATTGAATTGACCCCCGACCAGCGCAGCCGCGCCCAGGACGAACTCAACGGCATCCTCCACCTGATCGAGCGGCTGCAGGCGGCCGACACCCAGGGCGTCGAGCCGCTGGCCCACCCCCTGTCGGCCCACCAGGACATCGCCCTGCGCCTGCGCCCCGACGCCGTCACCGAAACGGCCTCGGAAGACCGCCGCGCCGAGCTGCTGGCCAATGCGCCGGACGCCCGCGACGGCCTGTTCCTGGTTCCCAAGGTCATCGAGTAA
- the gatB gene encoding Asp-tRNA(Asn)/Glu-tRNA(Gln) amidotransferase subunit GatB, whose amino-acid sequence MNWEIVIGLETHTQLSTDAKIFSGSSTRFGAAPNTQANVVDLALPGSLPVMNRGAAERAIRFGLAVGGSVAPRSVFARKNYFYPDLPKGYQISQYELPVVQGGSLSFFVGEEEKTVNLTRAHLEEDAGKSLHDDFALASGAPASGIDLNRAGTPLLEIVTEPEMRSAAEAVAYARALHSLVVWLGICDGNMQEGSFRCDANVSVRPVGQKEFGTRTEIKNVNSFRFLERAILFEARRQIELIEDGGTVVQETRLYDADRDETRSMRSKEDAHDYRYFPDPDLPPLVISPEWVEQVRAQMPELPAALRERFERDYGLSAYDAAQLSASRGLAAYFEEVARALPAGQAKQAANWIMGEVAATLNREEKDIADVPVQAPALAALIGRIVDGTISNKIARDVFSAMWAGEHGGQPDAIIEARGLKQISDTGAIGAMIDEVLAANPAIVAEYRAGKQKAFNSLVGQIMKAAKGKANPQQVNEVLKQKLEG is encoded by the coding sequence ATGAACTGGGAAATCGTCATCGGCCTGGAAACGCACACCCAGCTTTCCACCGACGCCAAGATCTTTTCGGGCAGCAGCACCCGTTTCGGCGCCGCGCCCAACACGCAGGCCAATGTGGTCGACCTGGCGCTGCCCGGCAGCCTGCCGGTCATGAACCGCGGCGCGGCCGAACGCGCCATCCGCTTCGGCCTGGCGGTGGGCGGCAGCGTGGCGCCGCGCTCGGTGTTCGCGCGCAAGAACTACTTCTACCCCGACCTGCCCAAGGGCTACCAGATCAGCCAGTACGAGCTGCCGGTGGTACAGGGCGGCTCGCTGTCGTTCTTCGTGGGCGAAGAAGAAAAAACCGTCAACCTGACGCGCGCCCACCTGGAAGAAGACGCCGGCAAGTCGCTGCACGACGACTTCGCCCTGGCCAGCGGCGCGCCGGCCAGCGGCATCGACCTCAACCGCGCCGGCACGCCGCTGCTGGAAATCGTTACCGAGCCCGAAATGCGCTCGGCCGCCGAGGCCGTTGCCTATGCGCGCGCGCTGCACAGCCTGGTGGTGTGGCTGGGCATCTGCGACGGCAACATGCAGGAAGGCTCGTTCCGCTGCGACGCCAACGTGTCGGTGCGCCCGGTGGGGCAGAAAGAATTCGGCACCCGCACCGAAATCAAGAACGTCAACTCGTTCCGCTTCCTGGAACGGGCCATTCTGTTCGAAGCGCGCCGCCAGATCGAACTGATCGAAGACGGCGGCACGGTGGTGCAGGAAACCCGCCTGTACGACGCCGACCGCGACGAAACGCGCAGCATGCGCAGCAAGGAAGACGCGCACGACTACCGCTACTTCCCCGATCCCGACCTGCCGCCGCTGGTCATCTCGCCCGAATGGGTCGAGCAGGTGCGGGCCCAGATGCCCGAACTGCCGGCCGCCCTGCGCGAGCGTTTCGAGCGCGACTACGGCCTGTCGGCCTATGACGCGGCCCAGCTGTCGGCCAGCCGCGGCCTGGCGGCATACTTCGAAGAAGTGGCGCGCGCCCTGCCGGCCGGCCAGGCCAAGCAGGCCGCCAACTGGATCATGGGCGAAGTGGCCGCCACCCTGAACCGCGAAGAAAAAGACATTGCCGACGTGCCGGTGCAGGCGCCCGCCCTGGCCGCCCTGATCGGCCGCATCGTCGACGGCACCATTTCCAACAAGATCGCGCGCGACGTGTTCTCGGCCATGTGGGCCGGCGAACACGGCGGCCAGCCCGACGCCATCATCGAGGCGCGCGGCCTGAAGCAGATCAGCGACACCGGCGCCATCGGCGCCATGATCGACGAGGTGCTGGCGGCCAACCCGGCCATCGTGGCCGAATACCGGGCCGGCAAGCAGAAAGCCTTCAACTCGCTGGTAGGCCAGATCATGAAAGCCGCCAAAGGGAAGGCGAATCCGCAGCAAGTCAATGAGGTATTGAAGCAGAAACTTGAAGGGTGA
- the mreC gene encoding rod shape-determining protein MreC codes for MQRQGTPPLFRRGPPAEVRLLVMVALSLALLVLDSQFHVLEPLRRAVAVGLYPFQRAVMAPRDLVQQFNEWFNAANRIRTENEALQRQRIELSQVATHAAQLAAENAQLRRLLGVTDTVEQAAVVVEVLYEPANTFQQRLVFNKGSQAGLAPGMPVIDEGGVVGQIVRVTPMAAEAALVTDERVSVPVQVLRNGLRLIAFGSNTPGRIEVRYLAANADIKEGDTIVTSGVGGLFPAGLPVARVLTVERDTASGFARAICEPLAHPERYRHFLVLQVDVARAQSDLQEADTGGSQ; via the coding sequence ATGCAACGACAAGGGACTCCACCGCTGTTCAGGCGCGGCCCGCCGGCAGAAGTCCGGTTGCTCGTCATGGTCGCCCTGTCGCTGGCGCTGCTGGTCCTCGATTCGCAATTCCACGTGCTCGAACCGCTGCGGCGCGCCGTCGCCGTGGGCCTGTACCCCTTCCAGCGCGCCGTCATGGCGCCGCGCGACCTGGTACAGCAGTTCAACGAGTGGTTCAACGCCGCCAATCGCATCCGCACCGAAAACGAGGCGCTGCAGCGCCAGCGCATCGAACTGTCGCAGGTGGCCACCCACGCCGCGCAGCTGGCGGCCGAGAACGCCCAGCTGCGCCGCCTGCTGGGGGTCACCGACACCGTCGAGCAGGCGGCCGTGGTGGTCGAAGTGCTGTACGAGCCGGCCAACACCTTCCAGCAGCGCCTGGTGTTCAACAAGGGCAGCCAGGCCGGCCTGGCGCCGGGCATGCCGGTCATCGACGAAGGCGGCGTGGTGGGCCAGATCGTGCGGGTCACGCCCATGGCGGCCGAAGCCGCGCTGGTTACCGATGAGCGCGTGTCGGTGCCGGTGCAGGTGCTGCGCAACGGACTGCGCCTGATCGCCTTCGGCTCGAACACGCCGGGCCGCATCGAAGTGCGCTACCTGGCCGCCAACGCCGACATCAAAGAAGGCGATACCATCGTCACCAGCGGCGTCGGCGGCCTGTTCCCCGCCGGCCTGCCGGTGGCCAGGGTGCTGACGGTCGAGCGCGACACCGCGTCCGGGTTCGCGCGCGCCATCTGCGAACCGCTGGCCCACCCCGAGCGCTACCGCCATTTCCTGGTGCTGCAAGTCGACGTGGCGCGCGCCCAGTCCGATCTTCAAGAGGCCGATACCGGTGGATCGCAATAA
- a CDS encoding rod shape-determining protein: MFGFLRSYFSSDMAIDLGTANTLIYVRGKGIVLDEPSVVAIRHEGGPNGKKIIQAVGHEAKQMLGRVPGNIEAIRPMKDGVIADFTVTEQMLKQFIRMVHPRNMLAPSPRIIVCVPCGSTQVERRAIRESALGAGASHVYLIEEPMAAAIGAGLAVSDASGSMVVDIGGGTTEVAVISLGGMVYKGSVRVGGDKFDEAIVNYIRRNYGMLIGEPTAELIKKEIGSAFPGSEVREIEVKGRNLAEGVPRSFTVSSNEILESLTDPLNQIVSAVKIALEQTPPELGADITDKGIALTGGGALLRDLDRLLQEETGLPVVVAEDPLTCVVRGCGEALEHLEKLGAIFIND, translated from the coding sequence ATGTTCGGATTCCTGCGCAGTTACTTTTCCAGCGATATGGCGATCGACCTCGGTACCGCCAACACGCTGATCTACGTCCGGGGCAAGGGCATCGTGCTCGACGAGCCATCGGTGGTCGCCATCCGCCACGAAGGCGGCCCCAACGGCAAGAAAATCATCCAGGCCGTCGGCCACGAGGCCAAGCAGATGCTGGGGCGCGTCCCGGGCAACATCGAAGCCATCCGCCCCATGAAAGACGGCGTCATCGCCGACTTCACGGTCACCGAGCAGATGCTCAAGCAGTTCATCCGCATGGTCCATCCGCGCAACATGCTGGCGCCCAGCCCGCGCATCATCGTGTGCGTGCCCTGCGGCTCCACCCAGGTCGAGCGCCGGGCCATCCGCGAATCCGCCCTGGGGGCGGGCGCCTCGCACGTCTACCTCATCGAAGAGCCCATGGCCGCGGCCATCGGCGCCGGCCTGGCGGTGTCCGACGCCAGCGGCTCGATGGTGGTCGACATCGGCGGGGGCACCACCGAAGTCGCCGTCATTTCGCTGGGCGGCATGGTGTACAAGGGTTCGGTCAGGGTCGGCGGCGACAAGTTCGACGAGGCCATCGTCAACTACATCCGCCGCAACTACGGCATGCTCATCGGCGAACCCACCGCCGAGCTCATCAAGAAAGAAATCGGTTCGGCGTTCCCGGGTTCCGAAGTCCGCGAAATCGAGGTCAAGGGCCGCAACCTGGCCGAAGGCGTGCCGCGCAGCTTCACGGTGTCGTCCAACGAAATCCTGGAATCGCTCACCGACCCTCTCAACCAGATCGTCTCGGCAGTCAAGATCGCCCTGGAACAGACCCCGCCCGAGCTGGGCGCCGACATCACCGACAAGGGCATCGCCCTGACCGGCGGCGGCGCGCTGCTGCGCGACCTCGACCGCCTGCTCCAGGAAGAAACCGGCCTGCCCGTGGTGGTGGCCGAAGACCCCCTGACCTGCGTGGTGCGCGGCTGCGGCGAAGCGCTCGAACACCTTGAGAAACTGGGCGCCATCTTCATCAACGATTAA
- a CDS encoding exodeoxyribonuclease III, producing MLRITSINLNGIRSAFRKGLQPWMQTHSADVLCLQEIKISDADLTDDLRHPPGYTGHFCHAIKKGYSGVGMYLRSAAERVQSGLNCEEFDAEGRIIRADWKNLSVISAYLPSGSSGDERQQAKYRFLDVFGPWLDELMREHKKTGREFVICGDWNIAHKEIDLKNWKGNQKNSGFLPEERAWLTEVFDRRGFVDVFRTLDERPDQYTWWSNRGQAWAKNVGWRIDYQIATPGLAARARNTSIYKDERFSDHAPLTVDYDVAL from the coding sequence GTGCTGCGCATTACCTCGATCAACCTCAACGGCATCCGCTCGGCCTTTCGCAAGGGCCTGCAGCCATGGATGCAGACGCACAGCGCCGATGTGCTGTGCCTGCAGGAAATCAAGATTTCCGATGCGGACCTGACCGACGACCTGCGTCACCCGCCCGGCTACACCGGCCACTTCTGCCATGCCATCAAGAAAGGCTACAGCGGCGTGGGCATGTACCTGCGCAGCGCCGCCGAGCGCGTGCAGTCGGGGCTGAACTGTGAAGAATTCGACGCCGAGGGCCGCATCATCCGCGCCGACTGGAAGAACCTGTCGGTCATCAGCGCCTATCTGCCGTCGGGCTCCAGCGGCGATGAACGCCAGCAGGCCAAGTACCGCTTCCTGGACGTATTTGGCCCCTGGCTGGACGAGCTGATGCGCGAACACAAGAAAACCGGCCGCGAATTCGTGATCTGCGGCGACTGGAACATCGCGCACAAAGAAATCGACCTGAAGAACTGGAAGGGCAACCAGAAAAATTCGGGGTTCCTGCCCGAAGAGCGGGCCTGGCTGACCGAGGTCTTCGACAGGCGCGGTTTTGTCGACGTGTTCCGCACGCTGGACGAGCGGCCCGACCAGTACACCTGGTGGAGCAACCGCGGCCAGGCCTGGGCCAAGAACGTGGGGTGGCGCATCGACTACCAGATCGCCACGCCGGGCCTCGCCGCCCGCGCGCGCAACACCTCCATCTACAAAGACGAGCGCTTCAGCGACCACGCGCCGCTGACCGTCGACTACGACGTCGCGCTGTAG
- the mrdA gene encoding penicillin-binding protein 2, translating into MFEFKKTGQQQKQRFRLRAWVGGLFALICFGVLVGRFWYLQVDRYEGLSERADRNRIAVVPIAPRRGEILDRNGHVLARNYRTYTLEVVPAQAGDIDTLLDRLTPIVYISPGDLRRFKRRVVESSRYASLVLRNNLNETEAAWFAAHAYEFPGVELRARWVREYPQGATAGHVVGYIGRISDNDIEALENAGQLGNYRGTDVIGKKGIEKSWEEQLHGQTGVEEVEVTASGRPVRTLRRRDPVPGSDIMLSIDLDLQRIAEEAFGDQRGALVALDPNTGEVLAFVSQPSFDPNLFIDGIDVENWRLLNESPDHPLINRPLYGTYPIGSTYKPFVALAALELGVRSATERIADPGYYEFGGQRFRNAGGAAYGMTDMHRAIVVSSDTYFYSLGPEIGVNALHDFSKQFGFGQITGIDLDGERAGVLPSTEWKRKAYKGRERQRWYAGETISVAVGQGYNSFTLLQLAQATSTLADNGAFRRPHLVHAVRDTRSGKTTVTPSTPQYRIPLKQQNVDIIKSAMADVVRQGTARRAFVGAPYQAAGKTGTAQVFSLRGSQYRASELDERLRDHALFMGFAPYDRPRIAVALLVENAGWGASVAAPIARKVFDFWLAKTAPAAPIPPAAAPPAEAAAPAAPQPAAAAPAPAPAPRPRPAPRATAAPKPPAAPARRAPSTAPALSDLTDLFESPATGDKP; encoded by the coding sequence ATGTTCGAATTCAAGAAAACCGGTCAGCAGCAGAAGCAGCGCTTCAGGCTGCGCGCCTGGGTGGGCGGCCTGTTCGCGCTGATCTGCTTCGGCGTGCTGGTGGGCCGGTTCTGGTACCTGCAGGTCGACCGCTACGAAGGCCTGTCCGAGCGCGCCGACCGCAACCGCATCGCGGTGGTGCCGATCGCCCCGCGCCGCGGCGAGATCCTGGACCGCAACGGCCACGTGCTGGCGCGCAACTACCGCACCTATACGCTTGAGGTGGTGCCCGCCCAGGCCGGCGACATCGACACGCTGCTCGACCGCCTGACCCCCATCGTCTATATCAGCCCGGGCGACCTGCGCCGCTTCAAGCGCCGCGTGGTCGAATCCAGCCGCTACGCCAGCCTGGTGCTGCGCAACAACCTGAACGAAACCGAAGCCGCCTGGTTCGCGGCCCACGCCTACGAATTCCCCGGCGTGGAGCTGCGGGCCCGCTGGGTGCGCGAATATCCCCAGGGCGCCACGGCCGGCCATGTGGTGGGCTACATCGGCCGTATTTCCGACAATGACATCGAAGCCCTGGAAAACGCCGGCCAGCTGGGCAATTACCGCGGCACCGACGTCATCGGCAAGAAGGGCATCGAGAAAAGCTGGGAAGAGCAGCTGCACGGCCAGACCGGCGTCGAAGAAGTCGAAGTCACCGCCAGCGGCCGTCCGGTGCGCACCCTGCGCCGCCGCGACCCGGTGCCGGGCTCCGACATCATGCTGTCCATCGACCTGGACCTGCAGCGCATCGCCGAAGAAGCGTTCGGCGACCAGCGCGGCGCCCTGGTGGCCCTGGATCCCAACACCGGCGAGGTGCTGGCTTTCGTGTCGCAGCCGTCGTTCGACCCCAACCTGTTCATCGACGGCATCGACGTCGAGAACTGGCGCCTGCTGAACGAATCGCCCGACCATCCGCTGATCAACCGGCCGCTGTACGGCACGTATCCCATCGGCTCGACCTACAAGCCCTTCGTGGCCCTGGCGGCGCTCGAACTGGGCGTGCGCAGCGCCACCGAGCGCATTGCCGATCCCGGCTATTACGAATTCGGCGGCCAGCGGTTCCGCAATGCCGGCGGCGCCGCTTACGGCATGACCGACATGCACCGCGCCATCGTGGTGTCGTCGGATACTTATTTTTATTCGCTCGGCCCGGAAATCGGCGTGAACGCGCTGCATGATTTTTCCAAGCAGTTCGGCTTCGGCCAGATCACCGGCATCGACCTGGACGGCGAGCGCGCCGGCGTGCTGCCGTCCACCGAGTGGAAGCGCAAGGCGTACAAGGGGCGCGAGCGGCAGCGCTGGTACGCCGGCGAAACCATTTCGGTGGCGGTGGGGCAGGGCTACAACTCGTTCACCCTGCTGCAGCTGGCGCAGGCCACTTCTACCCTGGCCGACAACGGCGCCTTCCGGCGGCCCCACCTGGTGCACGCGGTGCGCGACACCCGCAGCGGCAAGACCACCGTGACGCCGTCGACCCCGCAATACCGCATTCCGCTCAAGCAGCAGAACGTCGACATCATCAAGTCCGCCATGGCCGACGTGGTGCGCCAGGGCACGGCGCGGCGCGCGTTCGTGGGCGCGCCGTACCAGGCCGCCGGCAAGACCGGCACCGCCCAGGTGTTCAGCCTGCGCGGCTCGCAATACCGGGCCAGCGAACTCGACGAGCGTCTGCGCGACCACGCGCTGTTCATGGGGTTCGCGCCTTACGACCGGCCGCGCATCGCGGTGGCGCTGCTGGTCGAGAACGCCGGCTGGGGCGCCAGCGTGGCGGCCCCCATCGCGCGCAAGGTGTTCGATTTCTGGCTGGCCAAGACCGCGCCGGCGGCGCCCATCCCGCCGGCCGCCGCCCCGCCCGCCGAAGCGGCGGCGCCGGCCGCGCCCCAGCCGGCTGCCGCGGCGCCCGCGCCCGCGCCGGCCCCCAGGCCCCGGCCGGCGCCCCGGGCCACCGCGGCGCCCAAGCCGCCGGCCGCGCCCGCGCGGCGCGCGCCCTCGACGGCGCCGGCGCTGTCCGACCTGACCGACCTGTTCGAGTCGCCCGCCACCGGAGACAAGCCATGA